A genomic window from Solanum stenotomum isolate F172 chromosome 10, ASM1918654v1, whole genome shotgun sequence includes:
- the LOC125842549 gene encoding cytokinin dehydrogenase 7 yields the protein MLACLVERLVAENGTDSIPDPEKDGVLKDLNIEGSIDYGVTAISLGSRDFGGLYSEKPLAVISTGGADDVVRVIRRALESPTLTVAARGNGHSINGQAMAHHGLVIDMKSMADNNRIDVNVNSMCVDVGGGALWSDVLKHCVSEYGLAPKSWTDYLHLTVGGTLSNAGVSGQTFRFGPQTSTVTELEVVTGNGEIIVCSNSHNSQLFFSVLGGLGQFGIITRARVLLQPAPDMVRWIRVVYSEFDEFTHDAELLITSQESFDYVEGFVFVNSDDPVNGWLSVLLDSNQAFDPTHLPKKTGPVLYCLEVALHYNNNHDDPFMMVEKLLGKLRYLKHFRFEIDLTYMNFLLRVDHVEEAARGSGIWATPHPWLNMFVSKKDIDAFNRIVFQNILKNGVNGPILTYPLLRSKWDNRWSVALPKNEMFYLVALLRFTHAHPTESEINEMVAQNEEIVQTCIKNGFDFKMYLPHYNSTVEWKRHFGEQWGRFVNRKRQFDPKYVLAPGQKIFTRNHQF from the exons ATGTTAGCGTGTTTAGTTGAACGATTGGTAGCAGAGAATGGCACTGATTCGATACCTGACCCTGAAAAAGATGGCGTTTTGAAAGACTTGAATATTGAAGGAAGCATTGATTATGGAGTAACGGCAATAAGTTTAGGCAGTAGAGATTTCGGCGGCTTATATTCAGAGAAGCCGTTAGCCGTTATAAGTACAGGCGGAGCTGATGACGTTGTGCGGGTGATTAGGCGAGCGTTAGAGTCACCAACATTAACGGTAGCGGCGAGGGGTAACGGCCATTCGATTAACGGCCAAGCTATGGCCCACCATGGACTCGTAATCGATATGAAATCAATGGCTGATAATAACAGAATCGATGTGAATGTCAATTCCATGTGCGTCGATGTAGGTGGCGGAGCATTATGGAGTGATGTATTGAAACATTGCGTTTCGGAATACGGCTTGGCTCCTAAATCATGGACGGATTATCTTCATTTAACAGTTGGAGGTACTCTGTCTAATGCCGGCGTTAGTGGTCAAACTTTCCGTTTTGGTCCCCAAACGTCAACTGTAACGGAATTGGAAGTTGTTACCGGCAACGGAGAAATAATAGTCTGTTCAAATTCTCATAATTCTCAACTCTTCTTCTCCGTTCTGGGTGGACTTGGTCAGTTTGGTATCATTACTAGAGCTCGGGTTTTGCTTCAACCCGCCCCAGATATG GTGAGGTGGATAAGAGTGGTATATAGTGAATTTGACGAGTTCACTCATGATGCTGAGTTACTGATAACAAGTCAAGAATCATTCGATTATGTGGAAGGGTTTGTGTTCGTGAACAGTGATGACCCGGTAAATGGATGGTTATCGGTGCTATTAGATTCAAATCAGGCATTTGACCCGACCCATTTACCCAAGAAAACTGGTCCGGTTCTCTATTGTCTTGAAGTGGCCTTGCATTATAACAACAACCATGACGATCCCTTCATG ATGGTTGAGAAATTGCTAGGCAAATTGAGATATTTGAAGCACTTCAGATTTGAGATCGACTTGActtatatgaattttttattacGAGTTGACCATGTAGAAGAAGCGGCTAGAGGTAGTGGTATATGGGCTACACCTCATCCATGGCTTAACATGTTTGTTTCCAAGAAAGATATTGATGCGTTCAATCGAATTGTATTTCAAAATATCTTAAAAAATGGTGTCAATGGCCCTATATTAACCTATCCTCTCCTGCGTAGCAA GTGGGATAATCGATGGTCAGTGGCGTTACccaaaaatgaaatgttttattTAGTGGCTTTGCTAAGGTTTACCCATGCACATCCAACAGAGTCTGAAATAAACGAGATGGTGGCACAAAATGAGGAGATTGTACAAACTTGTATCAAGAatggatttgattttaaaatgtatCTTCCTCATTACAACTCCACAGTTGAATGGAAAAGGCACTTTGGGGAACAATGGGGAAGATTTGTCAACAGAAAGAGGCAGTTTGATCCAAAGTATGTCCTTGCACCTGgccaaaaaatatttactagaaatcatcaattctag